One part of the Lytechinus pictus isolate F3 Inbred chromosome 3, Lp3.0, whole genome shotgun sequence genome encodes these proteins:
- the LOC129257087 gene encoding cilia- and flagella-associated protein 100-like isoform X2 has protein sequence MSGSGSPARSPSPSQSPNSGQDIVSRQSGRVTFPQSIKSASQNSVITEDEEMPADFNPFTMPADNDIFMLRDKERQRKKAERIKQRGLKVHEKTTYTSRVNALRASMRRPLDELDAEEDDEAGDEKALAVKDDPSFTIAVTRDRHVEKESLPDYIAKKREMFLVQYSLGVKRDEMRKLEEIASAEERKLELAEQYLEEDAAMFDEFLKENDKNSVEAIKIAEAETKAKMEKVQEIRKINEEIGRIRGEISKNEVLLKDYQLYKKFLDSLTPAEWKEENRTQRMEKRKLKNKDHEKLTSASRKKVSSASTEGRNSRSSMSKGLGKASSRGSAVKRATIQSPAKSEDEARPADDDSDYESDEEPELFFSDPQQLLDIFADLEEQNLSLIQNSQETEENLEEIKQTISSTETRMDRETEILKQQIDMLKHAIDREEEKAKDLEHKSKMFSFGEFKAEDQEAMLDTLNNKVEEVYANCIGDNEANISTLQMLTNIENKLEELFESIETMPPEKVEAAEKAKEKERRLRLREEKLEAQRIHQEERVRRALERAQADPKKKTGRKLVYRSEPPQTKRKVDRSKEKANKEEEEMAYFFT, from the exons GACAAGATATTGTTTCTCGACAATCCGGAAGAGTGACCTTCCCACAATCCATCAAATCAGCTTCCCAAAATTCAGTAATAACAG aagatgaagaaatgcCAGCCGACTTCAATCCGTTCACCATGCCTGCtgataatgatatattcatGTTACGAGACAAGGAAAGGCAGAGAAAGAAAGCA GAAAGAATCAAGCAAAGGGGACTCAAAGTCCATGAAAAGACAACATACACATCTCGTGTTAATGCCTTGAGGGCCTCTATGAGAAGGCCTTTGGATGAACTTGATGCTGAAGAAGACGATGAAGCAGGAGATGAGAAGGCACTGGCTGTTAAGGATGACCCTTCATTTACTATTGCTGTCACAAGAG ACAGACATGTTGAGAAAGAGAGCCTTCCAGACTACATTGCCAAGAAGCGAGAGATGTTTCTGGTTCAATATTCCCTGGGCGTGAAGCGAGATGAGATGCGCAAGCTAGAAGAGATTGCATCAGCAGAGGAGAGGAAGCTAGAGCTGGCTGAGCAATACCTGGAGGAGGATGCAGCCATGTTTGATGAATTCCTCAAGGAGAATGACAAGAACTCTGTAGAGGCAATCAAAAT AGCTGAAGCAGAAACAAAGGCCAAGATGGAAAAGGTGCAAGAAATCAGGAAAATCAATGAAGAGATTGGACGTATCAGAGG TGAAATTTCAAAGAATGAGGTGCTGCTGAAAGACTACCAACTCTACAAGAAGTTTTTAGATTCTCTCACACCCGCAGaatggaaagaagaaaatagaacaCAGAGGATGGAGAAGAGGAAACTGAAGAATAAAGATCATGAGAAACTCACATCAGCAAGCAGGAAGAAAG TATCGTCTGCAAGTACTGAAGGAAGAAATTCTCGGTCCAGTATGTCAAAGGGTCTGGGCAAGGCATCTAGTAGAGGATCAGCTGTCAAGAG AGCAACGATTCAGAGTCCAGCTAAGAGTGAAGATGAAGCACGACCAGCAGATGACGACTCAGACTATGAGAGCGATGAG gAGCCAGAGTTGTTCTTCAGTGACCCTCAACAGCTTCTTGATATATTTGCTGACTTGGAGGAACAGAACCTATCCTTGATTCAGAACAGTCAAGAAACAGAAGAAAACCTAGAGGAGATCAAACAGACCATCTCATCAACAGAAACAAGAAT GGACCGTGAAACAGAGATTCTTAAGCAGCAGATTGACATGTTAAAACATGCCATTGATAGAGAAGAGGAGAAGGCCAAAGATCTAGAGCACAAATCCAA AATGTTTTCTTTTGGTGAATTCAAGGCAGAAGACCAG gaAGCCATGTTGGATACATTAAACAACAAAGTAGAAGAGGTCTACGCCAATTGTATTGGTGACAATGAAGCAAATATCAG CACTCTCCAGATGCTGACGAACATAGAGAACAAACTGGAGGAACTCTTTGAGAGCATCGAGACCATGCCCCCAGAGAAGGTCGAAGCTGCAGAGAAGGCcaaggagaaagagagacgTCTCCGCCTTCGGGAGGAGAAGTTGGAGGCTCAGAGGATTCACCAAGAGGAGAGGGTTAGGAGAGCCCTAGAAAGGGCACAGGCAGATCCCAAGAAAAAG ACTGGTCGCAAACTTGTCTATCGTTCAGAGCCCCCACAAACGAAGCGCAAAGTTGATCGTTCCAAGGAGAAGGCCAacaaagaggaggaggagatggCATATTTCTTTACGTAG
- the LOC129257087 gene encoding cilia- and flagella-associated protein 100-like isoform X1 has product MSGSGSPARSPSPSQSPNSGEKKSRQDIVSRQSGRVTFPQSIKSASQNSVITEDEEMPADFNPFTMPADNDIFMLRDKERQRKKAERIKQRGLKVHEKTTYTSRVNALRASMRRPLDELDAEEDDEAGDEKALAVKDDPSFTIAVTRDRHVEKESLPDYIAKKREMFLVQYSLGVKRDEMRKLEEIASAEERKLELAEQYLEEDAAMFDEFLKENDKNSVEAIKIAEAETKAKMEKVQEIRKINEEIGRIRGEISKNEVLLKDYQLYKKFLDSLTPAEWKEENRTQRMEKRKLKNKDHEKLTSASRKKVSSASTEGRNSRSSMSKGLGKASSRGSAVKRATIQSPAKSEDEARPADDDSDYESDEEPELFFSDPQQLLDIFADLEEQNLSLIQNSQETEENLEEIKQTISSTETRMDRETEILKQQIDMLKHAIDREEEKAKDLEHKSKMFSFGEFKAEDQEAMLDTLNNKVEEVYANCIGDNEANISTLQMLTNIENKLEELFESIETMPPEKVEAAEKAKEKERRLRLREEKLEAQRIHQEERVRRALERAQADPKKKTGRKLVYRSEPPQTKRKVDRSKEKANKEEEEMAYFFT; this is encoded by the exons GACAAGATATTGTTTCTCGACAATCCGGAAGAGTGACCTTCCCACAATCCATCAAATCAGCTTCCCAAAATTCAGTAATAACAG aagatgaagaaatgcCAGCCGACTTCAATCCGTTCACCATGCCTGCtgataatgatatattcatGTTACGAGACAAGGAAAGGCAGAGAAAGAAAGCA GAAAGAATCAAGCAAAGGGGACTCAAAGTCCATGAAAAGACAACATACACATCTCGTGTTAATGCCTTGAGGGCCTCTATGAGAAGGCCTTTGGATGAACTTGATGCTGAAGAAGACGATGAAGCAGGAGATGAGAAGGCACTGGCTGTTAAGGATGACCCTTCATTTACTATTGCTGTCACAAGAG ACAGACATGTTGAGAAAGAGAGCCTTCCAGACTACATTGCCAAGAAGCGAGAGATGTTTCTGGTTCAATATTCCCTGGGCGTGAAGCGAGATGAGATGCGCAAGCTAGAAGAGATTGCATCAGCAGAGGAGAGGAAGCTAGAGCTGGCTGAGCAATACCTGGAGGAGGATGCAGCCATGTTTGATGAATTCCTCAAGGAGAATGACAAGAACTCTGTAGAGGCAATCAAAAT AGCTGAAGCAGAAACAAAGGCCAAGATGGAAAAGGTGCAAGAAATCAGGAAAATCAATGAAGAGATTGGACGTATCAGAGG TGAAATTTCAAAGAATGAGGTGCTGCTGAAAGACTACCAACTCTACAAGAAGTTTTTAGATTCTCTCACACCCGCAGaatggaaagaagaaaatagaacaCAGAGGATGGAGAAGAGGAAACTGAAGAATAAAGATCATGAGAAACTCACATCAGCAAGCAGGAAGAAAG TATCGTCTGCAAGTACTGAAGGAAGAAATTCTCGGTCCAGTATGTCAAAGGGTCTGGGCAAGGCATCTAGTAGAGGATCAGCTGTCAAGAG AGCAACGATTCAGAGTCCAGCTAAGAGTGAAGATGAAGCACGACCAGCAGATGACGACTCAGACTATGAGAGCGATGAG gAGCCAGAGTTGTTCTTCAGTGACCCTCAACAGCTTCTTGATATATTTGCTGACTTGGAGGAACAGAACCTATCCTTGATTCAGAACAGTCAAGAAACAGAAGAAAACCTAGAGGAGATCAAACAGACCATCTCATCAACAGAAACAAGAAT GGACCGTGAAACAGAGATTCTTAAGCAGCAGATTGACATGTTAAAACATGCCATTGATAGAGAAGAGGAGAAGGCCAAAGATCTAGAGCACAAATCCAA AATGTTTTCTTTTGGTGAATTCAAGGCAGAAGACCAG gaAGCCATGTTGGATACATTAAACAACAAAGTAGAAGAGGTCTACGCCAATTGTATTGGTGACAATGAAGCAAATATCAG CACTCTCCAGATGCTGACGAACATAGAGAACAAACTGGAGGAACTCTTTGAGAGCATCGAGACCATGCCCCCAGAGAAGGTCGAAGCTGCAGAGAAGGCcaaggagaaagagagacgTCTCCGCCTTCGGGAGGAGAAGTTGGAGGCTCAGAGGATTCACCAAGAGGAGAGGGTTAGGAGAGCCCTAGAAAGGGCACAGGCAGATCCCAAGAAAAAG ACTGGTCGCAAACTTGTCTATCGTTCAGAGCCCCCACAAACGAAGCGCAAAGTTGATCGTTCCAAGGAGAAGGCCAacaaagaggaggaggagatggCATATTTCTTTACGTAG